A genome region from Engraulis encrasicolus isolate BLACKSEA-1 chromosome 6, IST_EnEncr_1.0, whole genome shotgun sequence includes the following:
- the ogal gene encoding protein O-GlcNAcase, protein MAETKMKFLSGVVEGFYGRPWTMEQRKELFLREQKWGLNAYLYAPKDDYKHRMYWRDLYTPQEAGDLQKLITCAKECGVELIYAISPGLDITFSNPKEVEALKNKINQVWTFGCRSFAVLFDDIDPELCPADKDMFSSLASAQVHVTNEVYGHIRTPETFLFCPTDYCAVFCTPNVAQSSYLHTVGNDLRREIDVLWTGPKVVSQEISVESIDEVAAVLKRPPVIWDNLHANDYDPQRMMLGPFKGRPVELIPKLRGILTNPNCEFELNFVAIHTLATWCRSNSCHGSPIKASREGQIKDYIPQEALSGALSDWLVEFSVDVPSGGEQTKRDSSNKTHSPSLRERPLFTAEPLTVADLRLLSDLFYLPYEHGPTALHMIQELHWLSSNPPAHHAHTVSDKTTSKDSKWWSRSQQFDEMCESVVQMFNRLSNVSNRRILYDLYDYICDIKSGVSMARDAVKAIAGQAPLYLRVTDDPEPWGFRGGLSGELQRMLPYHGIKDVFNKSRVTPVYVIRPFTSSDQSDVQQIFRDSTGCLPATEGALLLGDRLACGQLSANPTCAFVVENSRGAVCGYALGVTDLKSTAYKDQCSESLLADNSSVFTMGMTPDIPDTLARRLVNCLVSALRATGCTTFFSELRQHQKRMLDVLDRVGFSRVTSVEGLPNDVIIMKMKA, encoded by the exons GGGATCTTCAAAAGCTCATTACGTGTGCaaaagagtgtggtgtggaattgATCTATGCCATTTCTCCTGGACTGGACATAACTTTCTCCAATCCCAAAGAAGTTGAAGCCCTCAAGAACAAAATCAATCAG GTGTGGACGTTTGGCTGTCGGTCATTTGCCGTGCTGTTTGATGATATTGATCCTGAGCTGTGCCCTGCTGATAAAGACATGTTCAGCTCATTGGCAAGTGCACAGGTGCACGTCACTAACGAGGTATATGGGCATATTAGGACACCTGAGACCTTCCTGTTCTGCCCCACCG aCTACTGTGCAGTGTTCTGCACTCCCAACGTGGCTCAGTCTTCCTACCTTCACACAGTTGGTAATGATCTGCGCCGTGAGATTGATGTGCTTTGGACAG GTCCAAAAGTTGTATCTCAGGAAATTTCAGTCGAGTCTATCGATGAAGTAGCAGCAGTTCTGAAGAGACCTCCAGTCATATGGGACAATCTCCACGCCAACGACTATGACCCACAGAGGATGATGTTGGGACCCTTCAAGGGCCGGCCAGTTGAACTCATCCCCAAGCTTAGAGGCATACTCACTAATCCCAACTGCGAATTTGAGCTCAACTTTGTTGCAATTCACACCTTGGCAACGTGGTGTAGGTCCAACAGCTGTCATGGTAGCCCCATCAAGG cTAGCAGAGAAGGCCAAATCAAAGATTACATTCCACAGGAGGCACTGTCAGGGGCTCTCTCTGATTGGCTGGTTGAGTTCAGTGTTGATGTTCCATCCGGTG GAGAACAGACTAAGAGAGACTCCTCTAATAAGACTCATTCACCCAGTCTGAGGGAAAGGCCGCTGTTTACGGCCGAGCCACTCACTGTGGCGGACCTCAGGCTGCTCTCCGACCTCTTCTATTTGCCCTACGAGCACGGCCCCACAGCACTGCACATGATTCAGGAGCTCCACTGGCTGAGCAGCAATCCGCCTGCACACCACGCCCACACTGTCTCAGACAAGACCACATCGAAG GACAGCAAATGGTGGAGCAGATCACAGCAATTTGATGAGATGTGTGAGTCTGTGGTGCAGATGTTCAACCGCCTTTCAAACGTGTCCAACCGGCGAATTCTGTATGACCTGTACGACTACATCTGTGACATCAAGAGTGGTGTGTCCATGGCCAGGGACGCTGTGAAAGCTATCG CTGGGCAGGCACCTCTGTATCTGCGAGTAACAGATGATCCTGAGCCCTGGGGCTTCAGAGGTGGCTTATCAGGAGAGCTACAG agaaTGCTGCCCTACCACGGGATCAAGGATGTCTTTAATAAGTCTCGAGTGACTCCAGTCTATGTCATTCGACCTTTCACTTCAAGTGATCAG TCCGATGTGCAGCAGATCTTCAGAGATAGCACTGGCTGCCTTCCAGCCACTGAGGGAGCCCTGTTACTGGGAGATAG GCTTGCATGTGGACAGCTTTCTGCCAACCCCACCTGTGCATTCGTTGTGGAGAACAGCAGAGGTGCAGTTTGTGGATATGCCCTTGGAGTCACTGATCTCAAATCCACAGCCTACAAGGACCAG TGTTCAGAGTCTCTCCTGGCAGACAATTCTTCTGTTTTTACGATGGGAATGACCCCGGATATTCCTGACACCCTTGCAAGGCGTTTGGTCAACTGCCTTGTTTCAGCACTAAGGGCAACAG GTTGCACAACGTTCTTTTCTGAGCTAAGACAACACCAGAAAAGGATGTTGGATGTCCTTGACAGAGTGGGCTTTTCGAGGGTGACATCGGTGGAGGGCCTTCCGAATGATGTCATCATCATGAAAATGAAAGCATGA